Part of the Spirochaetia bacterium 38H-sp genome, ACATCAAAAGAAGAAGGAGAAAAAGAATTCTCCGTAAAAACATCGCCTGCAACAAAACACGCACCAGGATAAAAAGAAGAAGCCCTCTCCACCATATCAGGCAATATATCAACACCTGTATAAGCACAGTCAATATCATGCACTTTAAGAAACTGATACAAGTCACCAAGCCCACAGCCCACATCAAGAATAGAAGAGACTCCTTTTTCCTTGAGAAAATTACACAATACAGAAAACCTCTTATACTGAGCATCCCGACTCTCCCAGCCAAGCGCTCTATGTCTCTCATCAGAAAAAGAAAACCTCTCTAGCTTATCTTTATAATACGATTCTATGCGGGAATAAAACTTTCTCATCAGTCAAGAAGACTCCTCAGATAACCATCCAAATTTTCTATATCATACTTGTACCCGCAAATAAGATACGCATCCCGCCCTTCGTAGACAAGAGGTATAAAAAGAGTATTCTGCATCATAACCCTATCGGAATCAGAAAAATATCCCGAATACGGCTCATACTCAAACATACCAGTTCTCCACAAAACAAAACGCCTCATGCTCAACTCAAGGAAAAGAGGATCTTTTCTCTTAATAGAAAAATACTCCTTAAATCTGGAGCTAAAACCTATCCCTTGATGCACAGAATATCCCGCTCCATGTTCTGTTATTATTGCACCACATGTAGCCTTAGCCTTTCTTGTAAAATCAACAAGAGACTTTGCAACACCAGCCTCAGAATGTGTAAAACCGGACATAAAAACATCGTAATTAAGACCTCTTTTAGTACACATAAGAGAAGAAACTTTCTTCCTGCCTGTATTCTGCAAACCAGAGACAGAAGAAATATCTCCATAAAACAGCTCCACATCATCAACAGATGAAAAGATAGCAGATATACTAAGGTCTCTGTCTACATCATTATCT contains:
- a CDS encoding class I SAM-dependent methyltransferase encodes the protein MRKFYSRIESYYKDKLERFSFSDERHRALGWESRDAQYKRFSVLCNFLKEKGVSSILDVGCGLGDLYQFLKVHDIDCAYTGVDILPDMVERASSFYPGACFVAGDVFTENSFSPSSFDVVYSCGVFNLRVDDNYAFLDKAFEVFYSLSSSFVVCSMLSDSSVDKEYEYFYYNREKVRGLASSHFPYCFIVDNYLINDMTVFCSKGRGL